The Prochlorococcus marinus XMU1408 region GCATTGATAAAACTTTCTGGTGAAGTGGATAAAGTTAGTGATTTAACTAATTTTTTGCAATCATCTAATCAAAATGATAGACATTGTGCAGTTCAAGACATTATAAATGCTGGCCATTTATCTGTTTTACCTTGTTTAGTCAAAGCCCCAATTTCTCCATCATTTAAATTAAAGGCAATAGACTCTCTTTGGAGTAATGAAATATTATATTGGAAGAATATAAACCTAATTGAATCTCTTGATTTAGTCATTATTGATAATCCAAAAATTATAAATACTTTAGGAATTAATAATTTTAAAAAAGATCTAGTTTTTTTAATAGATCAACTCTTTCATACAGACTTTAATAGATGTTATCAATCAATGAAAGAATTGGACAAATTTCCTGCAGATGAGGTCTTGTATTATCTTAACAAAAACTGGGATAGAGCTAAATCAGATTATGGAGCATTATATTTCTTTGCAAATGCATATAAATTGCTAATAGATAAGAAATTATCTGATAATTCAATTTTAGAGAAAGTAGAATTTTTATTATCAGATAGTTGGCCTAATTATATGAAATTTAAGTCTTCAGCTATACAAATCCTTGGCTATTTAAATGATAATAAATTCTATAATAATATTGAAGTTTTCTCAGATGAGAAGCTTACACCTTATTGGAAAAATAGATATGCAGCTTTGCTTGTATTGCAAAATAAACAAATTCATATAAAAAAAGGTTTCGCTAAATTATTTTTGAATGATAGTCATAGGTTTATCAGATTAAAGGCAAAAGAAATTAGCTTGACCTGAATTTTTCAAATGAGAATCTAATAATTAAGATTTATTTCCAATTCCTATCAATAAAATAATCAAAATTTTCTATTCTTTTAAATATTAATGGTCCAAAGCTTGATCCCCAAACTTTTTTATCAGTTTCTATTTCATGTCCAGAATCCTCAGAAATAAGATTATTCTTATTTAATATCACTTTGCTTTTGACATAAGTTTGGTCTTTCTCGTTTTTTATATAGCATTTGTTACCTGGTTCTAGATTTCCTGAGAAATTTCCTGGATTTGTTTCTCTAAAATGCATAGAGCATCCTGACTTCTTATCTAATTTATATTTAGATATTTCATTTAAAATAGATATATCTAAAGCACCACCCGTAAATCTTTCTTTATCCTGTATTTTATAATTACTTAAAATAAAAAATTCTTTTTCTTGTGATAATTTATTTATAGACTGTCTGTATGGGTTCCATATATCATGCTGATATCTTTGCTCTGAATAAAATGCATAACATTTATAAGTTTTAAAATATAATGGCCTGATATGTATTTGAATATGTGCAAATTTTTTTGGGTTATCTAAAGCTTGTTCCTTATTGCTAAATATGCCTGAAATTATTTTGGCGAATTCTAATATACATTTATTTTTCATGTTTCAGATATAATTTATTTTTTTATAAAACGTATTTCAGATGCATAAGAGGTTTGCAAGATAGCCGAAGAATTTATTGCTTTTGTAACAGAAGATCTACTTCTTAAATTATTTGAAACAAACCATATTCTTTCTTCGGTACAAATATGATCATAGCTTGAA contains the following coding sequences:
- a CDS encoding HEAT repeat domain-containing protein; this encodes MQSNPFNNLPKINKRDAINILRKPITEVKFLADYYKAVFHLFNFPSEESERVLIDFIKYDYEKLEYKIAKRKAIEVLANFDCKKAIPIIAEFLKNDDDEYLLETAIWSLGKLKCNDINVINKICSLLYKQFNNKRLVIQTLTNLGVKQEIDKIRSLSIEKQSSNGVKGASIAALIKLSGEVDKVSDLTNFLQSSNQNDRHCAVQDIINAGHLSVLPCLVKAPISPSFKLKAIDSLWSNEILYWKNINLIESLDLVIIDNPKIINTLGINNFKKDLVFLIDQLFHTDFNRCYQSMKELDKFPADEVLYYLNKNWDRAKSDYGALYFFANAYKLLIDKKLSDNSILEKVEFLLSDSWPNYMKFKSSAIQILGYLNDNKFYNNIEVFSDEKLTPYWKNRYAALLVLQNKQIHIKKGFAKLFLNDSHRFIRLKAKEISLT
- a CDS encoding chromophore lyase CpcT/CpeT translates to MKNKCILEFAKIISGIFSNKEQALDNPKKFAHIQIHIRPLYFKTYKCYAFYSEQRYQHDIWNPYRQSINKLSQEKEFFILSNYKIQDKERFTGGALDISILNEISKYKLDKKSGCSMHFRETNPGNFSGNLEPGNKCYIKNEKDQTYVKSKVILNKNNLISEDSGHEIETDKKVWGSSFGPLIFKRIENFDYFIDRNWK